A region of Lagenorhynchus albirostris chromosome 20, mLagAlb1.1, whole genome shotgun sequence DNA encodes the following proteins:
- the GPS1 gene encoding COP9 signalosome complex subunit 1 isoform X6 yields the protein MPLPVQVFNLQQPASSVSGSGGAESQDRMRGGPAPRAAASSVADVHCAPPSGRSELFLPGTAGDFSLSASLSACTLLYEGAVEPMQIDVDPQEDPQNAPDVNYVVENPTLDLEQYAASYSGLMRIERLQFIADHCPPLRVEALKMALSFVQRTFNVDMYEEIHRKLLEAARELQNAPDAIPESGVEPPPLDTAWVEATRKKALLKLEKLDTDLKNYKGNSIKESIRRGHDDLGDHYLDCGDLSNALKCYSRARDYCTSAKHVINMCLNVIKVSVYLQNWSHVLSYVSKAESTPEIAEQRGERDTQTQAILTKLKCAAGLAELAARKYKQAAKCFLLASFDHCDFPELLSPSNVAVYGGLCALATFDRQELQRNVISSRWVEGGVLGTAALLLRPQPPSGGWAGRAGSEESGICSSFKLFLELEPQVRDIIFKFYESKYASCLKMLDEMKDNLLLDMYLAPHVRTLYTQIRNRALIQYFSPYVSADMRKMATAFNTTVAALEDELTQLILEGLINARIDSHSKVGSLRAVGCGRETLGPTEPCTSTDPICPGRGSAQHHLREVPADGQGVPAPCQSHDPEGSRATQPDPCQVPSPGREPRGADASQQPVPDEHQHVRAPSASRTVCTPSALPHPPPSDSWASHLLQQHFQRCCLWPTCRGLAAG from the exons ATGCCGCTGCCGGTTCAGGTGTTTAACTTGCAG CAGCCAGCCAGCTCTGTGTCAGGGTCGGGGGGTGCAGAGAGTCAGGACAGAATGCGGGGTGGCCCGGCCCCCCGCGCGGCCGCGTCGTCAGTGGCAGATGTGCACTGCGCCCCTCCCAGCGGTAGGTCAGAGCTCTTCCTGCCGGGCACGGCCGGGGACTTCAGCCTGAGCGCCAGCCTGTCGGCCTGTACGCTGCTTTATGAG GGAGCCGTGGAGCCTATGCAGATTGACGTGGACCCCCAGGAGGACCCGCAGAACGCGCCCGATGTCAACTACGTTGTGGAGAACCCCACCCTG gatCTGGAGCAGTACGCGGCCAGCTACAGTGGCCTGATGCGCATCGAACGACTGCAGTTCATTGCTGACCACTGCCCCCCGCTGCGGGTGGAGGCCCTGAAGATGGCCCTGTCCTTCGTGCAGAGGACCTTCAACGTGGACATGTACGAGGAGATCCACCGCAAGCTCCTGGAGGCTGCCAG GGAGCTGCAGAATGCACCGGACGCCATCCCTGAGAGTGGTGTGGAGCCCCCACCCTTGGACACAGCCTGGGTGGAGGCCACGCGGAAGAAGGCCTTGCTGAAGCTGGAGAAGCTAGACACAGATCTGAAGAACTACAAGGGCAATTCTATCAAGGAGAGCATCAG GCGTGGCCATGATGACCTGGGTGACCACTATCTGGACTGTGGCGACCTTAGCAACGCTCTCAAGTGTTACTCCCGGGCCCGGGACTACTGCACCAGCGCCAAGCACGTCATTAACATGTGCCTCAACGTCATCAAG GTCAGCGTCTACTTGCAAAATTGGTCTCACGTGCTGAGCTATGTCAGCAAGGCCGAGTCCACCCCGGAAATTGCCGAG CAGCGTGGGGAGCGGGACACCCAGACTCAGGCCATCCTCACCAAGCTCAAGTGTGCAGCAG GCCTGGCTGAGTTGGCCGCACGCAAGTACAAGCAGGCTGCCAAGTGCTTCCTGCTGGCTTCCTTCGATCACTGCGACTTCCCCGAG CTGCTCTCCCCCAGCAACGTGGCCGTGTACGGTGGCCTGTGCGCCTTGGCCACCTTTGACCGGCAGGAGCTGCAGCGCAATGTCATCTCCAGCAGGTGGGTGGAAGGTGGGGTACTGGGCACTGCAGCCCTGCTCCTGCGCCCCCAGCCACCTTCAGGCGGGTGGGCAGGCAGGGCCGGCTCTGAGGAGTCTGGCATCTGCAGCTCCTTCAAGTTGTTCTTGGAGCTGGAACCACAGGTTCGGGACATTATCTTCAAATTCTATGAGTCCAAGTATGCCTCGTGCCTGAAGATGCTGGACGAGATGAAG GACAACCTGCTCCTAGACATGTACCTGGCCCCCCACGTCAGGACCCTGTACACACAGATTCGCAACCGGGCCCTCATCCAG TATTTCAGCCCCTACGTGTCAGCTGACATGCGCAAGATGGCCACGGCCTTCAACACCACAGTGGCGGCGCTGGAGGATGAGCTGACGCAGCTCATCCTGGAGGGGCTCATCAACGCCCGTATCGACTCCCACAGCAAGGTGGGCAGCCTCAGGGCtgtggggtgtgggagggagaccctGGGCCCCACTGAGCCCTGCACCTCCACAGATCCTATATGCCCGGGACGTGGATCAGCGCAGCACCACCTTCGAGAAGTCCCTGCTGATGGGCAAGGAGTTCCAGCGCCGTGCCAAAGCCATGATCCTGAGGGCAGCCGTGCTACGCAACCAGATCCATGTCAAG TCCCCTCCCCGGGAAGGGAGCCAAGGGGAGCTGACGCCAGCCAACAGCCAGTCCCGGATGAGCACCAACATGTGAGGGCACCCTCAGCCTCCAGGACGGTCTGCACACCTtccgccctgccccaccccccaccctcggACTCCTGGGCCTCGCATCTGCTCCAGCAGCACTTCCAGAGGTGTTGCCTGTGGCCCACTTGTAGGGGCCTGGCTGCTGGCTGA
- the GPS1 gene encoding COP9 signalosome complex subunit 1 isoform X9, translated as MPLPVQVFNLQQPASSVSGSGGAESQDRMRGGPAPRAAASSVADVHCAPPSGRSELFLPGTAGDFSLSASLSACTLLYEGAVEPMQIDVDPQEDPQNAPDVNYVVENPTLDLEQYAASYSGLMRIERLQFIADHCPPLRVEALKMALSFVQRTFNVDMYEEIHRKLLEAARELQNAPDAIPESGVEPPPLDTAWVEATRKKALLKLEKLDTDLKNYKGNSIKESIRRGHDDLGDHYLDCGDLSNALKCYSRARDYCTSAKHVINMCLNVIKVSVYLQNWSHVLSYVSKAESTPEIAEQRGERDTQTQAILTKLKCAAGLAELAARKYKQAAKCFLLASFDHCDFPELLSPSNVAVYGGLCALATFDRQELQRNVISSSSFKLFLELEPQVRDIIFKFYESKYASCLKMLDEMKDNLLLDMYLAPHVRTLYTQIRNRALIQYFSPYVSADMRKMATAFNTTVAALEDELTQLILEGLINARIDSHSKVGSLRAVGCGRETLGPTEPCTSTDPICPGRGSAQHHLREVPADGQGVPAPCQSHDPEGSRATQPDPCQVPSPGREPRGADASQQPVPDEHQHVRAPSASRTVCTPSALPHPPPSDSWASHLLQQHFQRCCLWPTCRGLAAG; from the exons ATGCCGCTGCCGGTTCAGGTGTTTAACTTGCAG CAGCCAGCCAGCTCTGTGTCAGGGTCGGGGGGTGCAGAGAGTCAGGACAGAATGCGGGGTGGCCCGGCCCCCCGCGCGGCCGCGTCGTCAGTGGCAGATGTGCACTGCGCCCCTCCCAGCGGTAGGTCAGAGCTCTTCCTGCCGGGCACGGCCGGGGACTTCAGCCTGAGCGCCAGCCTGTCGGCCTGTACGCTGCTTTATGAG GGAGCCGTGGAGCCTATGCAGATTGACGTGGACCCCCAGGAGGACCCGCAGAACGCGCCCGATGTCAACTACGTTGTGGAGAACCCCACCCTG gatCTGGAGCAGTACGCGGCCAGCTACAGTGGCCTGATGCGCATCGAACGACTGCAGTTCATTGCTGACCACTGCCCCCCGCTGCGGGTGGAGGCCCTGAAGATGGCCCTGTCCTTCGTGCAGAGGACCTTCAACGTGGACATGTACGAGGAGATCCACCGCAAGCTCCTGGAGGCTGCCAG GGAGCTGCAGAATGCACCGGACGCCATCCCTGAGAGTGGTGTGGAGCCCCCACCCTTGGACACAGCCTGGGTGGAGGCCACGCGGAAGAAGGCCTTGCTGAAGCTGGAGAAGCTAGACACAGATCTGAAGAACTACAAGGGCAATTCTATCAAGGAGAGCATCAG GCGTGGCCATGATGACCTGGGTGACCACTATCTGGACTGTGGCGACCTTAGCAACGCTCTCAAGTGTTACTCCCGGGCCCGGGACTACTGCACCAGCGCCAAGCACGTCATTAACATGTGCCTCAACGTCATCAAG GTCAGCGTCTACTTGCAAAATTGGTCTCACGTGCTGAGCTATGTCAGCAAGGCCGAGTCCACCCCGGAAATTGCCGAG CAGCGTGGGGAGCGGGACACCCAGACTCAGGCCATCCTCACCAAGCTCAAGTGTGCAGCAG GCCTGGCTGAGTTGGCCGCACGCAAGTACAAGCAGGCTGCCAAGTGCTTCCTGCTGGCTTCCTTCGATCACTGCGACTTCCCCGAG CTGCTCTCCCCCAGCAACGTGGCCGTGTACGGTGGCCTGTGCGCCTTGGCCACCTTTGACCGGCAGGAGCTGCAGCGCAATGTCATCTCCAGCAG CTCCTTCAAGTTGTTCTTGGAGCTGGAACCACAGGTTCGGGACATTATCTTCAAATTCTATGAGTCCAAGTATGCCTCGTGCCTGAAGATGCTGGACGAGATGAAG GACAACCTGCTCCTAGACATGTACCTGGCCCCCCACGTCAGGACCCTGTACACACAGATTCGCAACCGGGCCCTCATCCAG TATTTCAGCCCCTACGTGTCAGCTGACATGCGCAAGATGGCCACGGCCTTCAACACCACAGTGGCGGCGCTGGAGGATGAGCTGACGCAGCTCATCCTGGAGGGGCTCATCAACGCCCGTATCGACTCCCACAGCAAGGTGGGCAGCCTCAGGGCtgtggggtgtgggagggagaccctGGGCCCCACTGAGCCCTGCACCTCCACAGATCCTATATGCCCGGGACGTGGATCAGCGCAGCACCACCTTCGAGAAGTCCCTGCTGATGGGCAAGGAGTTCCAGCGCCGTGCCAAAGCCATGATCCTGAGGGCAGCCGTGCTACGCAACCAGATCCATGTCAAG TCCCCTCCCCGGGAAGGGAGCCAAGGGGAGCTGACGCCAGCCAACAGCCAGTCCCGGATGAGCACCAACATGTGAGGGCACCCTCAGCCTCCAGGACGGTCTGCACACCTtccgccctgccccaccccccaccctcggACTCCTGGGCCTCGCATCTGCTCCAGCAGCACTTCCAGAGGTGTTGCCTGTGGCCCACTTGTAGGGGCCTGGCTGCTGGCTGA
- the GPS1 gene encoding COP9 signalosome complex subunit 1 isoform X3, with protein MPLPVQVFNLQQPASSVSGSGGAESQDRMRGGPAPRAAASSVADVHCAPPSGRSELFLPGTAGDFSLSASLSACTLLYEGAVEPMQIDVDPQEDPQNAPDVNYVVENPTLDLEQYAASYSGLMRIERLQFIADHCPPLRVEALKMALSFVQRTFNVDMYEEIHRKLLEAARELQNAPDAIPESGVEPPPLDTAWVEATRKKALLKLEKLDTDLKNYKGNSIKESIRRGHDDLGDHYLDCGDLSNALKCYSRARDYCTSAKHVINMCLNVIKVSVYLQNWSHVLSYVSKAESTPEIAERGERDTQTQAILTKLKCAAGARPLMAPQGPGSFLWMPGFILFPPAPAPGLAELAARKYKQAAKCFLLASFDHCDFPELLSPSNVAVYGGLCALATFDRQELQRNVISSRWVEGGVLGTAALLLRPQPPSGGWAGRAGSEESGICSSFKLFLELEPQVRDIIFKFYESKYASCLKMLDEMKDNLLLDMYLAPHVRTLYTQIRNRALIQYFSPYVSADMRKMATAFNTTVAALEDELTQLILEGLINARIDSHSKVGSLRAVGCGRETLGPTEPCTSTDPICPGRGSAQHHLREVPADGQGVPAPCQSHDPEGSRATQPDPCQVPSPGREPRGADASQQPVPDEHQHVRAPSASRTVCTPSALPHPPPSDSWASHLLQQHFQRCCLWPTCRGLAAG; from the exons ATGCCGCTGCCGGTTCAGGTGTTTAACTTGCAG CAGCCAGCCAGCTCTGTGTCAGGGTCGGGGGGTGCAGAGAGTCAGGACAGAATGCGGGGTGGCCCGGCCCCCCGCGCGGCCGCGTCGTCAGTGGCAGATGTGCACTGCGCCCCTCCCAGCGGTAGGTCAGAGCTCTTCCTGCCGGGCACGGCCGGGGACTTCAGCCTGAGCGCCAGCCTGTCGGCCTGTACGCTGCTTTATGAG GGAGCCGTGGAGCCTATGCAGATTGACGTGGACCCCCAGGAGGACCCGCAGAACGCGCCCGATGTCAACTACGTTGTGGAGAACCCCACCCTG gatCTGGAGCAGTACGCGGCCAGCTACAGTGGCCTGATGCGCATCGAACGACTGCAGTTCATTGCTGACCACTGCCCCCCGCTGCGGGTGGAGGCCCTGAAGATGGCCCTGTCCTTCGTGCAGAGGACCTTCAACGTGGACATGTACGAGGAGATCCACCGCAAGCTCCTGGAGGCTGCCAG GGAGCTGCAGAATGCACCGGACGCCATCCCTGAGAGTGGTGTGGAGCCCCCACCCTTGGACACAGCCTGGGTGGAGGCCACGCGGAAGAAGGCCTTGCTGAAGCTGGAGAAGCTAGACACAGATCTGAAGAACTACAAGGGCAATTCTATCAAGGAGAGCATCAG GCGTGGCCATGATGACCTGGGTGACCACTATCTGGACTGTGGCGACCTTAGCAACGCTCTCAAGTGTTACTCCCGGGCCCGGGACTACTGCACCAGCGCCAAGCACGTCATTAACATGTGCCTCAACGTCATCAAG GTCAGCGTCTACTTGCAAAATTGGTCTCACGTGCTGAGCTATGTCAGCAAGGCCGAGTCCACCCCGGAAATTGCCGAG CGTGGGGAGCGGGACACCCAGACTCAGGCCATCCTCACCAAGCTCAAGTGTGCAGCAG GTGCGCGCCCGTTGATGgccccacagggccctggcaGCTTCCTCTGGATGCCGGGCTTCATCCTTTTTCCCCCTGCCCCCGCTCCAGGCCTGGCTGAGTTGGCCGCACGCAAGTACAAGCAGGCTGCCAAGTGCTTCCTGCTGGCTTCCTTCGATCACTGCGACTTCCCCGAG CTGCTCTCCCCCAGCAACGTGGCCGTGTACGGTGGCCTGTGCGCCTTGGCCACCTTTGACCGGCAGGAGCTGCAGCGCAATGTCATCTCCAGCAGGTGGGTGGAAGGTGGGGTACTGGGCACTGCAGCCCTGCTCCTGCGCCCCCAGCCACCTTCAGGCGGGTGGGCAGGCAGGGCCGGCTCTGAGGAGTCTGGCATCTGCAGCTCCTTCAAGTTGTTCTTGGAGCTGGAACCACAGGTTCGGGACATTATCTTCAAATTCTATGAGTCCAAGTATGCCTCGTGCCTGAAGATGCTGGACGAGATGAAG GACAACCTGCTCCTAGACATGTACCTGGCCCCCCACGTCAGGACCCTGTACACACAGATTCGCAACCGGGCCCTCATCCAG TATTTCAGCCCCTACGTGTCAGCTGACATGCGCAAGATGGCCACGGCCTTCAACACCACAGTGGCGGCGCTGGAGGATGAGCTGACGCAGCTCATCCTGGAGGGGCTCATCAACGCCCGTATCGACTCCCACAGCAAGGTGGGCAGCCTCAGGGCtgtggggtgtgggagggagaccctGGGCCCCACTGAGCCCTGCACCTCCACAGATCCTATATGCCCGGGACGTGGATCAGCGCAGCACCACCTTCGAGAAGTCCCTGCTGATGGGCAAGGAGTTCCAGCGCCGTGCCAAAGCCATGATCCTGAGGGCAGCCGTGCTACGCAACCAGATCCATGTCAAG TCCCCTCCCCGGGAAGGGAGCCAAGGGGAGCTGACGCCAGCCAACAGCCAGTCCCGGATGAGCACCAACATGTGAGGGCACCCTCAGCCTCCAGGACGGTCTGCACACCTtccgccctgccccaccccccaccctcggACTCCTGGGCCTCGCATCTGCTCCAGCAGCACTTCCAGAGGTGTTGCCTGTGGCCCACTTGTAGGGGCCTGGCTGCTGGCTGA
- the GPS1 gene encoding COP9 signalosome complex subunit 1 isoform X14, whose amino-acid sequence MPLPVQVFNLQGAVEPMQIDVDPQEDPQNAPDVNYVVENPTLDLEQYAASYSGLMRIERLQFIADHCPPLRVEALKMALSFVQRTFNVDMYEEIHRKLLEAARELQNAPDAIPESGVEPPPLDTAWVEATRKKALLKLEKLDTDLKNYKGNSIKESIRRGHDDLGDHYLDCGDLSNALKCYSRARDYCTSAKHVINMCLNVIKVSVYLQNWSHVLSYVSKAESTPEIAEQRGERDTQTQAILTKLKCAAGLAELAARKYKQAAKCFLLASFDHCDFPELLSPSNVAVYGGLCALATFDRQELQRNVISSSSFKLFLELEPQVRDIIFKFYESKYASCLKMLDEMKDNLLLDMYLAPHVRTLYTQIRNRALIQYFSPYVSADMRKMATAFNTTVAALEDELTQLILEGLINARIDSHSKVGSLRAVGCGRETLGPTEPCTSTDPICPGRGSAQHHLREVPADGQGVPAPCQSHDPEGSRATQPDPCQVPSPGREPRGADASQQPVPDEHQHVRAPSASRTVCTPSALPHPPPSDSWASHLLQQHFQRCCLWPTCRGLAAG is encoded by the exons ATGCCGCTGCCGGTTCAGGTGTTTAACTTGCAG GGAGCCGTGGAGCCTATGCAGATTGACGTGGACCCCCAGGAGGACCCGCAGAACGCGCCCGATGTCAACTACGTTGTGGAGAACCCCACCCTG gatCTGGAGCAGTACGCGGCCAGCTACAGTGGCCTGATGCGCATCGAACGACTGCAGTTCATTGCTGACCACTGCCCCCCGCTGCGGGTGGAGGCCCTGAAGATGGCCCTGTCCTTCGTGCAGAGGACCTTCAACGTGGACATGTACGAGGAGATCCACCGCAAGCTCCTGGAGGCTGCCAG GGAGCTGCAGAATGCACCGGACGCCATCCCTGAGAGTGGTGTGGAGCCCCCACCCTTGGACACAGCCTGGGTGGAGGCCACGCGGAAGAAGGCCTTGCTGAAGCTGGAGAAGCTAGACACAGATCTGAAGAACTACAAGGGCAATTCTATCAAGGAGAGCATCAG GCGTGGCCATGATGACCTGGGTGACCACTATCTGGACTGTGGCGACCTTAGCAACGCTCTCAAGTGTTACTCCCGGGCCCGGGACTACTGCACCAGCGCCAAGCACGTCATTAACATGTGCCTCAACGTCATCAAG GTCAGCGTCTACTTGCAAAATTGGTCTCACGTGCTGAGCTATGTCAGCAAGGCCGAGTCCACCCCGGAAATTGCCGAG CAGCGTGGGGAGCGGGACACCCAGACTCAGGCCATCCTCACCAAGCTCAAGTGTGCAGCAG GCCTGGCTGAGTTGGCCGCACGCAAGTACAAGCAGGCTGCCAAGTGCTTCCTGCTGGCTTCCTTCGATCACTGCGACTTCCCCGAG CTGCTCTCCCCCAGCAACGTGGCCGTGTACGGTGGCCTGTGCGCCTTGGCCACCTTTGACCGGCAGGAGCTGCAGCGCAATGTCATCTCCAGCAG CTCCTTCAAGTTGTTCTTGGAGCTGGAACCACAGGTTCGGGACATTATCTTCAAATTCTATGAGTCCAAGTATGCCTCGTGCCTGAAGATGCTGGACGAGATGAAG GACAACCTGCTCCTAGACATGTACCTGGCCCCCCACGTCAGGACCCTGTACACACAGATTCGCAACCGGGCCCTCATCCAG TATTTCAGCCCCTACGTGTCAGCTGACATGCGCAAGATGGCCACGGCCTTCAACACCACAGTGGCGGCGCTGGAGGATGAGCTGACGCAGCTCATCCTGGAGGGGCTCATCAACGCCCGTATCGACTCCCACAGCAAGGTGGGCAGCCTCAGGGCtgtggggtgtgggagggagaccctGGGCCCCACTGAGCCCTGCACCTCCACAGATCCTATATGCCCGGGACGTGGATCAGCGCAGCACCACCTTCGAGAAGTCCCTGCTGATGGGCAAGGAGTTCCAGCGCCGTGCCAAAGCCATGATCCTGAGGGCAGCCGTGCTACGCAACCAGATCCATGTCAAG TCCCCTCCCCGGGAAGGGAGCCAAGGGGAGCTGACGCCAGCCAACAGCCAGTCCCGGATGAGCACCAACATGTGAGGGCACCCTCAGCCTCCAGGACGGTCTGCACACCTtccgccctgccccaccccccaccctcggACTCCTGGGCCTCGCATCTGCTCCAGCAGCACTTCCAGAGGTGTTGCCTGTGGCCCACTTGTAGGGGCCTGGCTGCTGGCTGA
- the GPS1 gene encoding COP9 signalosome complex subunit 1 isoform X8: MPLPVQVFNLQQPASSVSGSGGAESQDRMRGGPAPRAAASSVADVHCAPPSGRSELFLPGTAGDFSLSASLSACTLLYEGAVEPMQIDVDPQEDPQNAPDVNYVVENPTLDLEQYAASYSGLMRIERLQFIADHCPPLRVEALKMALSFVQRTFNVDMYEEIHRKLLEAARELQNAPDAIPESGVEPPPLDTAWVEATRKKALLKLEKLDTDLKNYKGNSIKESIRRGHDDLGDHYLDCGDLSNALKCYSRARDYCTSAKHVINMCLNVIKVSVYLQNWSHVLSYVSKAESTPEIAEQRGERDTQTQAILTKLKCAAGARPLMAPQGPGSFLWMPGFILFPPAPAPGLAELAARKYKQAAKCFLLASFDHCDFPELLSPSNVAVYGGLCALATFDRQELQRNVISSSSFKLFLELEPQVRDIIFKFYESKYASCLKMLDEMKDNLLLDMYLAPHVRTLYTQIRNRALIQYFSPYVSADMRKMATAFNTTVAALEDELTQLILEGLINARIDSHSKVGSLRAVGCGRETLGPTEPCTSTDPICPGRGSAQHHLREVPADGQGVPAPCQSHDPEGSRATQPDPCQVPSPGREPRGADASQQPVPDEHQHVRAPSASRTVCTPSALPHPPPSDSWASHLLQQHFQRCCLWPTCRGLAAG, translated from the exons ATGCCGCTGCCGGTTCAGGTGTTTAACTTGCAG CAGCCAGCCAGCTCTGTGTCAGGGTCGGGGGGTGCAGAGAGTCAGGACAGAATGCGGGGTGGCCCGGCCCCCCGCGCGGCCGCGTCGTCAGTGGCAGATGTGCACTGCGCCCCTCCCAGCGGTAGGTCAGAGCTCTTCCTGCCGGGCACGGCCGGGGACTTCAGCCTGAGCGCCAGCCTGTCGGCCTGTACGCTGCTTTATGAG GGAGCCGTGGAGCCTATGCAGATTGACGTGGACCCCCAGGAGGACCCGCAGAACGCGCCCGATGTCAACTACGTTGTGGAGAACCCCACCCTG gatCTGGAGCAGTACGCGGCCAGCTACAGTGGCCTGATGCGCATCGAACGACTGCAGTTCATTGCTGACCACTGCCCCCCGCTGCGGGTGGAGGCCCTGAAGATGGCCCTGTCCTTCGTGCAGAGGACCTTCAACGTGGACATGTACGAGGAGATCCACCGCAAGCTCCTGGAGGCTGCCAG GGAGCTGCAGAATGCACCGGACGCCATCCCTGAGAGTGGTGTGGAGCCCCCACCCTTGGACACAGCCTGGGTGGAGGCCACGCGGAAGAAGGCCTTGCTGAAGCTGGAGAAGCTAGACACAGATCTGAAGAACTACAAGGGCAATTCTATCAAGGAGAGCATCAG GCGTGGCCATGATGACCTGGGTGACCACTATCTGGACTGTGGCGACCTTAGCAACGCTCTCAAGTGTTACTCCCGGGCCCGGGACTACTGCACCAGCGCCAAGCACGTCATTAACATGTGCCTCAACGTCATCAAG GTCAGCGTCTACTTGCAAAATTGGTCTCACGTGCTGAGCTATGTCAGCAAGGCCGAGTCCACCCCGGAAATTGCCGAG CAGCGTGGGGAGCGGGACACCCAGACTCAGGCCATCCTCACCAAGCTCAAGTGTGCAGCAG GTGCGCGCCCGTTGATGgccccacagggccctggcaGCTTCCTCTGGATGCCGGGCTTCATCCTTTTTCCCCCTGCCCCCGCTCCAGGCCTGGCTGAGTTGGCCGCACGCAAGTACAAGCAGGCTGCCAAGTGCTTCCTGCTGGCTTCCTTCGATCACTGCGACTTCCCCGAG CTGCTCTCCCCCAGCAACGTGGCCGTGTACGGTGGCCTGTGCGCCTTGGCCACCTTTGACCGGCAGGAGCTGCAGCGCAATGTCATCTCCAGCAG CTCCTTCAAGTTGTTCTTGGAGCTGGAACCACAGGTTCGGGACATTATCTTCAAATTCTATGAGTCCAAGTATGCCTCGTGCCTGAAGATGCTGGACGAGATGAAG GACAACCTGCTCCTAGACATGTACCTGGCCCCCCACGTCAGGACCCTGTACACACAGATTCGCAACCGGGCCCTCATCCAG TATTTCAGCCCCTACGTGTCAGCTGACATGCGCAAGATGGCCACGGCCTTCAACACCACAGTGGCGGCGCTGGAGGATGAGCTGACGCAGCTCATCCTGGAGGGGCTCATCAACGCCCGTATCGACTCCCACAGCAAGGTGGGCAGCCTCAGGGCtgtggggtgtgggagggagaccctGGGCCCCACTGAGCCCTGCACCTCCACAGATCCTATATGCCCGGGACGTGGATCAGCGCAGCACCACCTTCGAGAAGTCCCTGCTGATGGGCAAGGAGTTCCAGCGCCGTGCCAAAGCCATGATCCTGAGGGCAGCCGTGCTACGCAACCAGATCCATGTCAAG TCCCCTCCCCGGGAAGGGAGCCAAGGGGAGCTGACGCCAGCCAACAGCCAGTCCCGGATGAGCACCAACATGTGAGGGCACCCTCAGCCTCCAGGACGGTCTGCACACCTtccgccctgccccaccccccaccctcggACTCCTGGGCCTCGCATCTGCTCCAGCAGCACTTCCAGAGGTGTTGCCTGTGGCCCACTTGTAGGGGCCTGGCTGCTGGCTGA